In Vicia villosa cultivar HV-30 ecotype Madison, WI unplaced genomic scaffold, Vvil1.0 ctg.002718F_1_1, whole genome shotgun sequence, the genomic stretch GCACTTCACATTCCTTTGCATGTAAGTTTCATCCCCAATTCGTTAATCCTATTTTCAATTCCAAAAGACAAAACTTTTCTCAAAAAAGCAATGTGATGTGTGAGTGTATGCCTTAACCTCCTTTTTTCATTCATCTTTTTTCACTTTCCACGTGCTTTCCTTTGCATGCAAGTTTCATCCCCCAATTCTCAAAATATAAACTTGCATTGGTTTCGGTGTTTCTGGTGGTAGAAACATGGGTAGCACCAGTGAAGAGAATATTATGGATGGTGAGATTGTTCCTTCTTCACTTGCTGTTCTTGTGCCTATTCTTAGAGCTGCCAATAGTATTGAATTGGAGAATCCTAGAGTTGCCTTTCTTTGTGAGTTCTTTTTCCATTGGCTGCTGCTGttgttgtttttgcttaatcaatAACTTTTCTTTGCTTAACTAATTACAGGTCGCTGGTATGCAGTTGAGAAGGCTCATACAATTGATCCAACATCAAGTGGCCATGGCGTCCGACAATTCAAGACTAATCTACTGCGCAAGGTCGAAAGGGTACACAGCCTAATTTTAATTTCTCGCAATTCTTTCATATTTTGAAAGTGGTTTGATTAACATTCATGGTTGTAGGAAGAGGAGATAACACAGAAACATACTAACAGAACTGATCCCCGAGAGCTACTGAATTACTACCAAACTTTCTACGAGACTAGAATCAGGGATGGTGAATTTACTAAAGAACCGTAAGGCTTGATTTTTCTTAAACTTGCTCTTGGAGGTTG encodes the following:
- the LOC131639636 gene encoding callose synthase 7-like, encoding MGSTSEENIMDGEIVPSSLAVLVPILRAANSIELENPRVAFLCRWYAVEKAHTIDPTSSGHGVRQFKTNLLRKVEREEEITQKHTNRTDPRELLNYYQTFYETRIRDGEFTKEPEGMVTNVQIATVLYEVLKTILAHRTIDDKTKKYAADVENKKGQYEHYICSSSCSDDKL